In the genome of Ctenopharyngodon idella isolate HZGC_01 chromosome 19, HZGC01, whole genome shotgun sequence, one region contains:
- the rpa3 gene encoding replication protein A 14 kDa subunit codes for MTGVYESPKPRINVSMLSQYISRPVCFVGRLEKVHPSGKVLTLTDGEGKTASVELNEPLDEELSGIVEVIGMVSNKGTIMAVSHTQYREDKVSFDLELYNEGLKVLHDFPQHYPFEVTLSG; via the exons ATGACAGGCGTTTATGAATCCCCAAAGCCCAGAATCAATGTGTCGATGTTGTCTCAATACATTAGTCGACCAGTCTGCTTCGTTGGACGCTTGGAAAAG GTCCATCCATCAGGAAAGGTTCTTACGCTTACAGATGGAGAAGGAAAGACTGCATCAGTGGAGCTTAATGAACCT CTGGATGAGGAGCTGAGTGGGATTGTAGAGGTTATTGGAATGGTGTCCAACAAAGGAACAATCATGGCTGTTTCACATACTCAGTATCGTGAGGACAAAGTCTCTTttg ATCTGGAGCTGTACAACGAAGGCCTGAAAGTTCTTCATGACTTTCCCCAGCATTACCCGTTTGAGGTTACATTAAGCGGTTAA
- the umad1 gene encoding UBAP1-MVB12-associated (UMA)-domain containing protein 1, translating to MLKFFGFKNDGAKKSNDRETDGFVIIGETAEDQRQKIQSINIEQPATNVIVQPSKPSSTRNRGFTETAQPSSQPTSAKMSSETHSVDATPALTELLGDIPFTLAPHILAMQAGLPFVTDITLPSDINDKLANFRYDFSLENSVLCEP from the exons ATGTTGAAGTTTTTCGGATTCAAGAATGATGGAGCCAAAAAATCTAATGATAGAGAAACTGATGGATTTGTCATCATTg GTGAAACTGCTGAGGACCAGCGACAGAAGATTCAGTCCATAAACATTGAGCAGCCTGCAACAAATGTAATAGTACAACCATCTAAG CCATCCAGCACCAGGAACAGAGGATTTACAGAGACGGCTCAGCCTTCCTCCCAGCCCACATCTGCTAAGATGTCCTCAGAAACGCACAGTGTAGACGCCACCCCTGCTCTCACTGAACTTCTAGGAGATATACCTTTCACTTTAGCACCACATATCCTGGCCATGCAGGCGGGCCTGCCCTTTGTAACAGATATCACCTTGCCTtctgacataaatgacaaaCTAGCCAACTTTCGTTATGACTTCTCTCTGGAGAACTCTGTGCTTTGTGAGCCATGA